The genomic interval GGGCCGCCGGGTACTCCGGGTCCACCGGAACGTACGCCGCTCCCGCCTTGAGTACCGCGAGCACCGCCACGACCTGCTCCGCCGAGCGCGGAAGCGCCAGCGCCACCAACTGCTCCGGCACGACGCCCCGTTCGATCAGGGCGTGCGCCAGCCGGTTGGCGCGGGCGTTCAGCGCCCCGTACGTGAGTGTGGTCGCGCCGTCCGTGAGGGCGATGGCGTCGGGGGTGGCCCGCACCTGGCGCTCGAACAGCTCGGGCAGGCTGTGCCGGGGAGGTTCCGCACTCCGGCCGGCTGGCAGCAGTGCCCGGAGTTCGTCGGCGGACAGCACGTCCACCTGGCCGATGCGCCGTCCGGGATCGGCGGCGACGGCGCGCAGCAGCCGCAGCCAGCGCTCGACGATGCCGGTGACGGTGGCCGCGTCGAACAGGTCCGTGCTGTACTCCACCACGCCCGACAGCCCTTCGTTGCCGGGCTGTTCGGCCAGGACGAAGGTCAGGTCGCACTTGGCCGTGCCGGTGGGGACCAGGTCGGACGCCACGCGCAGCCGGGGCAGGTCGAAGGTGCCGGAGGGCGCGTTCTGAAGGGTGAGCATCGTCTGGAACAGCGGGTGGTGCGCGAGGGTCCGCGCCGGGTTCAGCGCCTCGACCAGGTGCTCGAACGGCACGTCCTGGTGGGCGTAGGCGCTCAGTGCCTCGGAGCGCACCCGGGCGAGGAGTTCGGTGAACGTCGGGTCGCCGGACAGGTCGGTGCGCAGCACCAGTGTGTTGACGAAGAAGCCCACCAGATCGTCCAGGGCCTCATCGGTGCGCCCCGCCACGGGCGTGCCGATCGGGATGTCGATCCCGGCTCCCAACTTGCCGAGCAGCGCGGCAAGACCGGCCTGGAGCACCATGAAGAGGCTGGCGCCGCCGTCACGGGCGACCGCGCGCAGGTCCTCGCACAGCTCCGCGTCCACGCTGACCGGCAGCTGGGCGCCCCGGTAGGACATCACCTCGGGCCTGGGCCGGTCGAAGGGCAGCTCGACCTGGTCGGGCAGGCCCGCCAGCCGCTCGCGCCAGTGGGCGAGCTGGGCACCCAGCAGGCTGTCCGGGTCGCTCCCGTCGCCCAGCAGTTCGCGCTGCCACAACGTGTAGTCGGCGTACTGGACCGGCAGCGGGGACCACTGCGGCTTCGCGCCCTCGGTCCGGGCCGCGTAGGCGGTCGTCAGGTCCTGCGAGAGCGGGCCCGTCGACCAGCCGTCACCGGCGATGTGGTGGACGACAAGCAGGAGTACGTGCTCCTCGTCGCCGAGGCGGAACAGCTCGGCGCGCAGGGGCGGTTCGCCGGAGAGATCGAAGCCCTGCCGGGCCGCCTCGGCCAGCCGGTCGGGCAGTTCGCGCTCGCCGGTCTCGGTCACCCGCAGCCGGGGCCGGGCCGCGTCGGGGTCCAGCACCCGCTGGCACGGCACTCCGGCGACCGAGGGGAAGACGGTGCGCAGGCTCTCGTGGCGTTCGACCACGTCCGCCAGGGCGGCTTCGAGGGCGCGCCCGTCCAGGCTCCCGGTCAGCCGCAGGGCGAGGGGGATGTTGTACGTGGCGCTCGGGCCCTCCATGCGGTGCAGGAACCAGAGCCGGCGCTGCGCGAAGGAGAGCGGCACGGTCTCGGGCCGATCCCGCCGGCCCAGCGCCGGGCGCGCCTGTCCTGCCGCGTCCACCCTGGCCGCCAGCCCGGCCACCGTCGGCGCGTCGAACAGGTCGCTGAGGCGCAGCTCCACGCCCAGCACGGACCGGGCCCGGGCGATGAGCCGGGTGCCGAGCAGGGAGTGTCCGCCGAGGTCGAAGAAGCCGTCGTCCAGGCCGACTTGGCCGACGCCCAGCACTTCGGCGAAGAGCCCGGCGAGCAGGTGCTCGACCGCGCTGCGCGGGGCGCGGCCCGGTGCGGCGGGCCGGTGGTCGGGGCCGGGAGCGCGCGTCGGTCCAGCTTGCCGTTGGGGGTCAGCGGCAGAGCGTCCAGCACCACGATCACCGAAGGCACCATGTGCGCCGGGAGCCGATCGCGGAGCCAGGTCCGCAGTGTGTCCTGTCGGGCGTCGTGTCCGGCGGTGGGTACGACGTAGGCGACGAGGCGGGGCTCCTCGTCGGTGCGCACGGTGACGGCGGTGCGTGCGATGTCCGGGTGCTCGGCGAGGACGGCCTCGATCTCGCCCAGCTCGATGCGGAAGCCGCGTACCTTCACCTGATCGTCCGTACGCCCCAGGAATTCGAGGTCGCCCTCGGAGTTCCAGCGCACCAGGTCACCGGTGCGGTACATGCGCGTACCGTCCGGGCCGTAAGGGTCAGCCACAAACCGCCCAGCCGTCAGGCCAGGCCGGTTGAGGTAGCCGCGCGCCAATCCCGCACCCGCGATGTACAGCTCGCCCGCCACACCACCCGGCACCGGCCGCAACGCACCGTCCAGCACATGGAGCCGGGCGTTGCCGACGGGCCGGCCGATGACGGGGCGCGGGCTCGACGCCACGGTCGCGGTCACCGAGTTGACCGTGCACTCGGAGGGTCCGTACAGATTGACGCAGTGCGTGCCCTCGGCCGCCCGCAACCGCTCCCACAGCTGCTGCGGGACGGCCTCACCGCCGGCCGCGAGCATCGCGGGACTGCGTCGCTCGTCGCTCAACAGGCCCTGCGATACGAGGTCGTGGAGGTACGAGGGTGTGGCCTCGACGTAATCCAGCTCGTGGTCACCCGCGTAGGCGACGAACGCCTCCGGGTCCGTCCAGGTCGCATGGTCCAGGACGTGCAGCTCATGGCCCGCGAAGGGGGCCATGAGCTGGTTCCAGGAGGCGTCGAAGGACACCGAGGTGGTGAGCGCCACCCGCAGCCGCTGCCGGTCCTTCAGCAGAGGGGCGAACAGTGCGTGCCGGTGGTCCGTGAGCAGGTCGGCCAGGCCGCCGTGCGTGACGACGACGCCCTTGGGACGGCCGGTGGACCCCGAGGTGTAGATGACGTAGGCGGGGTGACCGGCATCGACCGGCACCATCGGGTCGGTGGCGGGGCACCCTTCGATCAGCCCGGAGGTCTCCGGGGCGTCGAGCACCAACCGGTCGTCGGCCACCCCCGGAAGGCTCTGCCCGGTACGCGTGTCGGTCACGGTGAGCACGGGCCGGGCGTCGTCCAGGAGGTACGCGATCCGAGCGGCCGGGTACTCCGGGTCCACCGGCACATACGCAGCCCCCGACCTCAGCACCGCGAGAATCGCCACCACCAGCTCAGCCGACCTCGGCAACGCCACCGCGACCAACCGCTCCGGACCCGCACCCCGCGCGATCAGCACGCGCGCCAGCCGGTTCGCCCGCGCATCCAACTCCGCATACGACAACGACACATCGCCACACACGAGCGCCGTCAGATCCGGAGCCCTCCGCACCTGCTCCCGGAACAGCTCCGGCAGGCTCGCGGCCGAGGGCGTGGCGGTCGGCCCGGTGCCCAGCCGCGCGAGCGCGGCGTGCTCCTCGCCCGTGAGGAGGTCGACACCGCCCACCGTCGCGTCCGCGTCGAGGTCCGCGACGGCGTCGAGCAGGGCGAGCAGCCGTTCCTGGTGTGCGGCGAGGTCGTCGTCGCCGTACGCGTCCGGCGCCCCGTGCAGCCGCAGCAGCGGAGGGTTGCCGTCCCGGTAGTCGAAGAGCCAGACGGCCAGGTCGGTGGTCGAGCCGGACACGAAGTGGTGCACGGACGCGGGGTGTCCGGCGAAGCCGGGCCTGGCGTGGAAGGCCATGATGTTGACGATCAGCGGGAACGCCGTGCCGATGCCGCCCGACGCGCCGAGGTCGCGCAGCAGGTCCTCGCCGCGGTACCGCTCGTGCGCGACGACCGCCTCGACCTCGCGCGCCACCTGGGCCACCAGCTCGCCCCACGGCATGTCCGGCCGCACGGTCAGCCGGAGCGGCACCACGTTGGACATCGTGCCGGGCACGGACATCAGGTCGCGGCCGGAGCCCCGGCGCGCGGTGACGGGCAGGGCGAGGACCACGTCCCGGGTGCCGCTCAGCCGGTGGGCGTAGAGCGCGGTCGCCGCGATCACCACCCGGGACCACCTGACCCCGGCCCGGTTCGCCGCCGCCCGCAGCGCCTCCGGGTCCCGCAGCTCCCGCTCCCCGGCCACGCGCAGGACCTGGTGCGGGTCGGTCGCGGAGGCGTCGGTCAGCCGGGTCGGGGCGGGCAGGTCGGTGAAGCGGCCGGTCCAGTAGGCGCGGTCCGCCGTGAAGGCGTCGGAGGCCCGGTAGTCGGCGTCGCTGTCGACCAGCTCCCGCAGGGTGCCGAACGGGGAGGGGGCGACGGCGGCGCCCTCCGCCAGCGCCGAATACACCTCGCCGACCCGCTGCCGCACCATCGAGGCGCTGATCGCGTCCAGGACCACATGGTGGTACCTCAGGTACCAGAAGTACTCCGTGGGTGAAATCCGGATCAGCGCGTGGCCGAACAGCGGATCGCGGGACAGGTCCAGCGGGCGGGCGAGGTCGCGCTCCATCCACTCCCGGGCGGCCGCCCGGGGGTCCGGCTCCGCCCCGAGGTCGAGGTGCGCCGGGGCCCAGTCCCAGGTCGCGCGGAGGATCTGGCGGGGGCCGGCCCCGTCGTCGGTGAAGGTGACGTGGAGGGCGTCGACCTCGTCCACCACCCGGCGCAGCGCCGCTTCGAACAGCTCCGGATCGATGGGCCCATGGATCTCCAGGCACTCACCGACGCGGTAACCCGGGATCGGCGTCGGCGCACTCTGTTCAGCGAGCCAGATCTCCCGTTGGGCCGCGGTCAGGGGAAGGACGTCGCCGTCACGACGGGACATGGGGGTACCTCCAGAGGTATGAGAGGGCATGCGCGCAGGGCGCACCGGCCGCGGTGGCGTCACGCGGCCGGGCGGTGGGGCGGATTCCTGCGGTCAGGCGGCGAGTTCGCCGGACTGGAGCTGCCAGAGGGATGCGTAGAGCCCGTGCTGGGCGAGGAGTTCGTCGTGGGTGCCCTGCTCGGCGACGATGCCGCCCTTGTCCAGGACGAAGATGCGGTCGGCGTTGCGGACCGTGGAGAGGCGGTGGGCGATGACGATCATGGTCCGGCCGGCCGCGAAGGTGTGCAGCGTGCGCTGGATGGCGGCCTCCGTCTCGTTGTCCACGGCGGAGGTGGCCTCGTCCAGGATGACGACGGGCGAGTCCTTGAGGATCGCGCGGGCCAGGGCGATGCGCTGCCGCTGGCCGCCGGAGAGCGCGGCGCCGCGTTCGCCGATGAGGGTGTCGTAGCCGTTCGGCAGGGTCGTGATGAAGGTGTGGGCCTCGGCCATGGCGGCGGCGCGGACGACGGCCTCGTCGGAGGCGCCGAAGCTGCCGTAGCGGATGTTGTCGGCGATGCTGCCGTCGAAGAGGAACGGGTCCTGGGCGACGAAGCCGATGGCGTGGCGCAGGGCGTGGCGGCGCAGGTCCTGGACGTCGCGGCCGTCGAGCAGGACCCGGCCGGACTCCGCGTCCTGGAAGCGCATGAGCAGTTTGGCGATCGTCGTCTTGCCGGAGCCGGTGGCGCCGACCAGGGCGGTGACCTGTCCGGCCGGGATGGTCAGGGACAGGTTGTCCAGGGTCGCCGGGCGGCCGGGGTAGGCGAAGGTGACCTCGTCGAGGACGATCTCGCCGCGCACGGTGGGGAGATCGAGCGTCCCCTCACCGCTGTCGGTCTCGACGGGCAGCTCGCGGAGGCGCTGGACCCGGTCGTAGGAGGCAAGGGTGCGCTGGTACTGGTCGGCGATGCCACCGAGTCGGCTCATCCGCATGAGCAGCATCTGCGGGAGCCCGATCAGGGGGCTGAACACCTCGAAGCGGAGGGTGCCGTCGAGGACCGCGCGGCCGCCGATGAGCAGGGTGCCGGCCATCGACGCGGTGGTGCAGGCCCGGACGGTCTCGCCGTGCCGGAGGGTGCTGCGGTCCGTGCGGTGGCTGCTCTCCTGGACCGTGTCGCTCAACCGGTCGACGCGCTCGGCCTCGTACGTCTCGGTGCAGAAGCTCTTGACGGTCGCGCCGGCTTCGAGCGAGTTGATCACCTGGCTGCCGAGCCTGGCGCGGTCCTCGCCGGTGGCGGCGTAGTCCGTCGCGGCTCTCTCCTGGTGGCGCAGCGACAGCCAGGCGATAACCGGGATCGGGAGGAAGGCGATCCAGGCGATCTGCGGGGCCAGGAGGAGGAACGCCGGTACGAGCAGGGCGAGGCTGGTGCCGAGTTGCAGCACGTCGTTGGCGGGTCCCGCGAAGAAGGCGCCGAGCTGGCCGACGTCGTGGGTGAGGGTGCCGGCCACCCTGCTGGTCCGCTCGCCTTCCAGCCGACTGAGTTCGAGGTGCTGGACGTGGCGGTAGGTGCGGGCCCGCCAGTCGTGCTCGATGTCCTGGCCGAGTCGGCGCCACTGGAGGTTCGAGGCGTACGAGAGCCCGGCGACGGCGGCGCAGGCGGCGGCCACCAGCCCTGCCAGGCCCAGGAGTTGGGCGGATGCCGTGGTCAGGCCGAGGCCGGCCAGCGGTGCCGCCTCGCCCTTGATGAGGACCAGGCCGGTCCATCCGAGGAAGGTGCCGAGCGCCATCTCGGCGGCCTGGCAGGCGACGGACAGGGCGGCGGCCCGGTAGAGGCGGGGGCGGTGCGGTCCGACAATCTCGAGCAGCGGGTGGCCCTCTCCCTCGGGCCCGGCCGCCTCGGCCGCGCCGCGCCACGCCTTGCGCAGGACGACCGCGGTCGCCGCGGCCACTCCGCCGACGGCCACCAACTGCCGTGTCAGGGCCGACCCCTTGACCAGCGCGGTCCCCGCCGCGACTCCACCGCCGACGGCGAGCACCGGCCGGACGACCAGGCCGCGGTCCACCTGGGGGGCCGGCACGGACCGGTCCGTTGCCGCTCGCCCCGTGCCGGCCGCTTCCCGCGCGAGCCGGGCGACGGTGCGGCTGATGACGCGGCCCACGTCCGCGGCGCACAGCCGCCCGTCGTGCCGGACGAGCACCCCGCCGGTGACCGGGCTGGCCTGGGCCTCGGTGATCCCGGGGATGTGGCGCAGCGCGGCGGCGAGGATCTCGGCCGTCCGTGGGCGTCCGACGACGAGCCCGACGTCCCAGCGCTGGCGGCCCGGAGTGACCGAGCGAGGGCTCGCGGCCGGTTCCACGGAGCGGAATCCGGATGCGGCTCCCAGTAGCGATGGCATGTGTACGTTCACCTGTTTGCGGAGGTCGCGGAAGGCCGTCACGGAGTCGACGGACCGGGGCGACGGAGCGGGAAATGAGATACGGGGCGGGGCGGGAGGGGTACGCGGGCGGGGCGGCCCGCGAACGGCCGCCACCCTGGCGCGTTTCGCCGCAGTCGGTCGGCGGGCGCACCGGGTGGCGGCCGCGGGTCGCACAGGCCGTCAGTGCGTCTTTCCGGCGGCGCTCTCTGCGGTCGCGCGGATCTTGGGGGCCCTCCGGTCCCCCTTGGCACCGGCTCCGGTCGCGTGCTGACCGGGCACGGAGTGGCCCTCGGTCTCGCCGGCGGCGATCTGGGCGGCGACCACGTCGGCGGCGACCTCGGCCGCGAGGTCATGGATGTTCTCCCCGGCCTCGTGGGCCGCCTTCTTCACCTCCATCGCGATTCCGACGGACGCTTTGACGACTCCACCCACCAGTGGCTTCAGCAGGCGCTTGGCCAGCGGCGCGACGATGAGTCCGACGAGAAACGGCGGTACTACAGGCGGCATGACGCTCCATCCTCTCCACGCATACGTATGACAGGGAACCCGGGCACGACGAGAAGGGGAGCGACGCACGGCCGGGTGGAAAAAGGAATTCCGTTTCGGAATCCGGTGCGGTCCCGGAGAATCCGGTACCGAGCCGGAAATCGAATTCCCGGACGCGGGAACACGCCGTCCGATCCCTTGATCACGGTAGTCGAACGACGCCCACCTGGGCCAAATGGATTCCCCGGGTTCACTCGTGTGAGTGTCCGTGGCCATTTCTCGTGTCCGGAATTAAGCGCACCCCGGCACACCTTGAGAACGATTATCCGACTATCTCTTTTGAAACATGCCGGCCGGCACATGCCCCGGCGCCCCCGCCCCGACCCGTACGGGTGAATCGGGACCGGCCGCCCCCATGGCCGCGACCGCGCCCGGCCACCATGGCGCCATGCTCCGACGCACCCCGCCGGCCGTCCTGACGGCCGCGCTCACCGCCACGGCCCTCGCGCTGAGCGGCTGCGGCGGCGTCGCCCGCTCCTCGACGACCACTCCCCTGGTGGACCGCGGCACCGTCCGGATCGCCGAGGCGGGCGAGACGCCGAGCTTCGACCCGTACTCCACCTTCGGTGCCTCCCAGGCCCATTACGCCTACGACTCCCTGGTGAACCCCACCCCGGGCGGCGGCCTGGCCACCGGCCTGGCCACGTCCTGGCGGGCCACGGCGACCACGGCGGTGTTCACGCTCCGCGCGGGCGTCACCTGCT from Streptomyces drozdowiczii carries:
- a CDS encoding ABC transporter ATP-binding protein/permease, with translation MPSLLGAASGFRSVEPAASPRSVTPGRQRWDVGLVVGRPRTAEILAAALRHIPGITEAQASPVTGGVLVRHDGRLCAADVGRVISRTVARLAREAAGTGRAATDRSVPAPQVDRGLVVRPVLAVGGGVAAGTALVKGSALTRQLVAVGGVAAATAVVLRKAWRGAAEAAGPEGEGHPLLEIVGPHRPRLYRAAALSVACQAAEMALGTFLGWTGLVLIKGEAAPLAGLGLTTASAQLLGLAGLVAAACAAVAGLSYASNLQWRRLGQDIEHDWRARTYRHVQHLELSRLEGERTSRVAGTLTHDVGQLGAFFAGPANDVLQLGTSLALLVPAFLLLAPQIAWIAFLPIPVIAWLSLRHQERAATDYAATGEDRARLGSQVINSLEAGATVKSFCTETYEAERVDRLSDTVQESSHRTDRSTLRHGETVRACTTASMAGTLLIGGRAVLDGTLRFEVFSPLIGLPQMLLMRMSRLGGIADQYQRTLASYDRVQRLRELPVETDSGEGTLDLPTVRGEIVLDEVTFAYPGRPATLDNLSLTIPAGQVTALVGATGSGKTTIAKLLMRFQDAESGRVLLDGRDVQDLRRHALRHAIGFVAQDPFLFDGSIADNIRYGSFGASDEAVVRAAAMAEAHTFITTLPNGYDTLIGERGAALSGGQRQRIALARAILKDSPVVILDEATSAVDNETEAAIQRTLHTFAAGRTMIVIAHRLSTVRNADRIFVLDKGGIVAEQGTHDELLAQHGLYASLWQLQSGELAA
- a CDS encoding DUF5132 domain-containing protein, which encodes MPPVVPPFLVGLIVAPLAKRLLKPLVGGVVKASVGIAMEVKKAAHEAGENIHDLAAEVAADVVAAQIAAGETEGHSVPGQHATGAGAKGDRRAPKIRATAESAAGKTH